In Deltaproteobacteria bacterium CG11_big_fil_rev_8_21_14_0_20_42_23, the DNA window TTGAAATATCATTTGTGAAAACGGAGGCAGTATATGAGTAAGGGGAAATTTGAGAGAACGAAACCACATGTTAACATCGGAACGATAGGTCACGTAGATCATGGTAAGACGACGTTAACGGCCGCGATCACGAAAACGCAAGCAGGTTTGGGTTTAGCGGAGAAGATGGATTTCGATCAGATCGATAAAGCACCAGAAGAGCGTGAGCGCGGAATTACCATTTCAACAGCGCACGTAGAATATGAGACAGCGAATCGTCACTATGCCCACGTCGATTGTCCAGGCCACGCTGACTATGTGAAAAACATGATCACTGGAGCAGCTCAGATGGACGGAGCAATCCTTGTGGTGAATGCGGCAGATGGTCCGATGCCACAAACCAGAGAGCACATCCTTCTTGCACGCCAAGTAGGAGTTCCT includes these proteins:
- the tuf gene encoding elongation factor Tu (EF-Tu; promotes GTP-dependent binding of aminoacyl-tRNA to the A-site of ribosomes during protein biosynthesis; when the tRNA anticodon matches the mRNA codon, GTP hydrolysis results; the inactive EF-Tu-GDP leaves the ribosome and release of GDP is promoted by elongation factor Ts; many prokaryotes have two copies of the gene encoding EF-Tu) → MSKGKFERTKPHVNIGTIGHVDHGKTTLTAAITKTQAGLGLAEKMDFDQIDKAPEERERGITISTAHVEYETANRHYAHVDCPGHADYVKNMITGAAQMDGAILVVNAADGPMPQTREHILLARQVGVPRIVVFLNKCDTVDDAELLDLVELEVRELLTQYNFPGDEIPIIRGSALKALEGEESELGTQSIARLLAACDEYVPEPV